A region from the Flavobacterium enshiense genome encodes:
- a CDS encoding OsmC family protein translates to MNSEELKKLQTPLKEKYTKDGDAALITLKAKGNIGENISCKIETGLRISEAGLHPATGGTGFQLCSGDMLLESLVACAGVTLSAVATALEINLTEGIVKAEGDLDFRGTLGISRDVPVGFKQIRLIFEIKTNESDEKIQTLLKLTERYCVVYQTLINSVKVDSKIMNL, encoded by the coding sequence ATGAACAGCGAGGAATTAAAAAAACTGCAAACTCCCTTAAAAGAGAAATATACCAAGGATGGTGATGCTGCTTTGATAACCTTAAAAGCAAAGGGAAATATTGGCGAAAATATTTCGTGTAAAATCGAAACAGGGTTAAGGATATCAGAAGCAGGTCTTCATCCCGCAACAGGCGGAACGGGTTTTCAATTATGTTCCGGAGACATGTTGCTCGAATCGTTAGTTGCCTGTGCAGGAGTTACCCTCAGCGCTGTTGCAACAGCATTGGAAATCAATCTAACTGAAGGTATTGTTAAAGCCGAAGGCGATTTGGACTTTAGAGGAACGCTCGGAATTTCAAGAGATGTTCCGGTTGGTTTCAAGCAAATACGATTGATTTTTGAGATCAAAACAAACGAAAGCGATGAAAAAATCCAGACGCTTTTAAAATTGACCGAACGTTACTGTGTCGTTTACCAAACGTTGATAAACAGTGTAAAGGTAGATTCAAAAATCATGAACCTTTAA